The DNA sequence CGGGCGAAGTGATTTCAGATTTTGGGCTGGAAACAATGGGGTTGCACGAGAccgaaaatggagagaaaattgTGAAAGAAACTGAGACAATCCAATGCGGGAGCAACAAACCGAGGGAAGAGCAACTACTTCACAGAGGAAAAATCGAGGGGGAAGAGAGAGCGCTTTTGcttttgcatttgcatttgcatttgcatttaGATAACAATGCTCTTACGCCGTATTAATAATTGATTGTTATATTACATTTAGATAACAATTATTTAAGAGTAAAATTAAGTACTGtcgtaaaatacgtaaatatcgtataattattttaaaaaagagtgagatttatttataaaaaattaattttttttcatgtaaattttatatttatttttttttaaaataactgtacaacgcttgcacactcatgacTGCATTTAATACTTTcgattttgaattaaaatattaataaattttttatgtatattaatgTGTCGAGTTTTTACATTAATAacatgtttaattttataataaaaacacttataaataaacttatttttaaaaatcttattaataCATGTGCTCATGTAATTAGTGTGCTCCAGATTTTTGTAGActttaaatgaagaaaaataatatttataattttcaaatgtataaattttatgtatttttttaaaaattgagtaaatataaaatttaaacaaaagattattttttaataataaatctcatttttatttttttaaaaaagagtgcaAAACTCACGCGTGTTAaatttgtatctaacattattattaaaCTCCAAGTTAGTAAATTTgagaaaactaaaaagaaaagaaaatgcaaggaaaCAAAAACGAAAACGTTTCCCGCCAATGAGCTTTTATTTGGCGCGGATAACTGCACCACTTTAACATAGTTCCCTTCGAGTACATTTCCAAAAACAACCCCCTAAAAAAACTTTtctaattccttttttttttccctatttttcaaaaattctactttttttttttggtcatgaatattgaatataggttttttttattccctttttATCAACCCTTGGTGTTACAGAAAAATTTTAGTTTCTTTCTCCTAcccatcctcatcatcattttATTGACAATTAtcgcatgtatatatataattcattctACTATTGGTATTggtttttctaaatttccagTTGAAGTTTAGTTACCCTAATATCGATTGATAAtttaggtcttgtttggatttaaaaaaaaattcaacttatcttatctaatcattataattttcttaaattttttaaaaaaatatattaaacaattcaatttttctaaatcttaaaataaaaataatattataataatattttattcaatttttaacttttatctcatctaaattcactattcaaacctttAGTTAATAGCCTCAAAAGTCaactaattttttgtttaaagagaaaattatttgGAGCAACAACTTCAATCATGATGTGATGTCATTTTCATCGGCATTAACTCATCTAAATTGTTATGCCACATtggatagaatttttttttttttttttttggtaatattaaaataagtaaaattaaaggTAATAAGAGGGAGAGGACTGTGGGAAAACCCAATAAAGatctcaaaataaaagtcacactgcatgaaatagaaaaacaaattgaaaattgaaacttAATAGTTCCATTCCATATTTCGATTCGTAATTGAGAAATAGACTGCTTTGAAGACCATTTTTTTGTCTGCTGTAGGATGATCCTACATTAATCAAATGAACATTGAAAAAGTTCATGCCGAGGTGGTCACTGTAAATAAAGGATGGTTAGTGAGGGAGTTGGAGATTCTAGGCGTATACAAGCTGTTGGAAGTGGTGATACGAGGTGGCTGGAGGAGGGTGGCAAGTATGAGACAACAAAAAAAGACAacaaattacacataaaaaagttaaataagaaataaatgaaataactaaaatcaCCTAAAATTCCCAAGCAATGCAATAGTGAGGGGATCGGCGAAGTACATAGTGGTGTGCAGTTATTTTAGAGAACGAAAAATAGTAGAACATAATACTGTTTATTCGGATTCCAGATCAGGTACCCAGGTATATCCAGCTTGGAACCCAGGTTTCAAATCCGGGTTCCAGACCAGGCCGGAAAAAAACTCGGCTCGGATGAACAGGTCTAGTGGAACATGGTGGCCACATGCGTTGAAGATGGCATGCGCACAACCACACActaaaaaggttttttttttttcctttctttctttgtgcTTGTAATGAAAATATAGGCAGCTCAACTTTTTGAAAGGATGAATGATTTCCCAAAACTATACAAAACAACTCTGAAGAAAATACCATCAAAGTTCGGAACAATAtcaaatttacataatataCCATTCAGCTTGTCATAAGAAAAATAGGTGCATGGAACCACACTCAGCAACAAGTAGCACTTCATAAACCTAACATGTCTCTTTCTCTAgctttttcatcatcatcatcatcatcatcatcatcatcttaaGCCTTGCTTGAGGAGCTGCCCCTGATCACGGAACCACGACGGTGGCCACCTACAATCACATCTTTAAGTCGAGATATAGGACCCAGCATCCTGCCCCTCCTCTTTCAATATCAGttcaaaaagagagaagaaaaaaataaacgtcAGGATAAGACAAGGTTAAAGGGAAaaagaggggggaggggggcaAGTAGCATCCAGGAATAAACAGAGATTTATGCACAAGATTTGGATCCAATTAAACATAAGTTACGTTCTACAAGCAGGATTAAATCATTGATAGAAAGCCTATAAACTAAAGTGTAGGATAGATCTACAACAATCCCAAGTGTATTAGTATACATAACATGCAAcaataatgatataaatataaatataaatataaaactaataataataatatggcTTGCAGTAAAAACGTAACAAAAACTGACTCTTCACACGGAAAATAACTTAgggattaagaatgttaaaaaacataatatatatatatatatattgagatacCATGTAGATACAAACATACatatcaattatattttataataggAGCATAACAAACAAGTGGACCTCACCAGATTCAAACCTTTACgtcagtaaatttttttttccttgtcttGTCAAAAGAGTGGTTAATCAGAAATTGTTCTAGTAGAGAAATTTTTGAAACGTGGATTTTAATAAGAAAGTGGTGGATGCAAATGCACTAAATTAACACAAGGCATTAAGGAGAGAGGATTGCCAATGTGgcagaaaatcattttatacgGAGAGATGCAGAACTTCGAGTGATAATGTACATTTGgcaagtgggatgagacacaaaattctcatctcgtctcatctcatcattacaactttttcaaattcctacacaaaatataataaataattcaactttttcaaatctcaatgctaaattttcaaatcccaaaacaataacaataacaatattaaaaaataatattttaaactttcatctaaaaccaaaaattctcatctcactgtCCAAACCGCCTAGTGTTTCATAATTCAAAACCTCATTTCTCTATCCTTTAATCTTAACTCCATCCTCTACTAGTCAACCGAAAATGggatcaaaatatgaaaaacttgtGCCATTGACCATCAGAGATTAATGGTTAATTGAATGAATTAAGTTATAAAtccaaataaaaccataaacctACACTAGTGCCCCTAGCCTTCACATCATGCAATGTGGAAATTACATTTTTCCGTTCAAAATTACGTCTTGTTTTGCTATCAATATACTTTATCCATCTCGTACATTAGGATGAATAAGttataaatccaaacaaaatcataaacctactacagttattttgatataaaactTCTAACCATAGAccaatccataaaaataatttaaggatCTTTTGTGACAAAACAACCAAAACCAAGCTACACCTTAAGCACCAGCAGCTTAATAATTGGTTACTGTTATCCCAAATGTCGTAATTGGTTAACTCATGCTGCTCAtaaacacacatacacacatcaTAGGCTGTTTATACCCTTGCAGCTTCAGATTCTattaattttcacacaaaaagGCCTAGTGCCGGACCTCCTTGAGAATCTTACGAGGCAAAAGAGCAAAACTCGTTCCTTATCATATTTCAATAAACCAATAGAACATGCAATACATTTTCTACCAAATGGCATAACAGAGCATCCCACTCACTTGAAAGCATAAGcatgattagaaaaaaattgaatacataatcaattaattaacaTACCTCATCATTGATGCTGATCTGCCACTTAATTTGCAAAGCTTGCCATCCTTCCTGCTGCCATCTCTGCCCAAGTATTACAAAACCCATGACAGCCGCCGCAATGAAAATAGACCAAAATGTATTTGCCTCTTTTGCATGAGCATACAAGGAAGCAACCCTTCTCTTCCACCAAGCACCACAAGGAAGGTCAGACCCATCATGTTTATTGTCTTTTGCAGGCGTTGGGGATAATGAAATGTCTGGAGAAAAATCTAAGCCTTGCTCATTTAGTCTAGGAACGGGCTCATTCTCATCATATGTGGATGAACCACCAATAGCTGTGTCATTGTGTAAAGAACCATATGTAGCAGCACTAAATATACTTTGCTCCTTTTCAACCAAATTTAAAACTTGGAGAGTAGTGCCTTCCTCAAACTCTGTACCATGGATGGATAACTTACTACCCTTCTCATCAAAGAACTGCATTCCTGGGAACTCATCTGGTACAGTTATATCTTTAAAAGTCCAATTTTCTTCATCCTTTCCACTTGATCTACCAGCTTTTACAGCATCAAGATCAGATACTGCTTCCTTTTTGCCTTCTTCGTTATGAATCTCACTGTCATCAAGTTCCAATGGCAAATTTTCATGCTTAGTGTGTGGAAAGACAAAGTGACCAGACATCAACAAAGCATGAGATGTTTCTGCACCATCATCCTCTCGGTAAGCATTATTGTCGTCATCATCCTTCAGTTCAACTTCTTTTGGGCCTGGGGCAGCAGCATATGCTGATGCTGTAAGTGACACTACTTCCCAATCAGTCCCACGCGAGGCATTTTCCCCTCCCTCGTTATCTGCCATCCTCTGTCCTTACTTCTAACCATTAACAATTGCCAGAATGaaacttgaaattaaaatcatagtCAAAGagcaataaaatattaatttggtgCTGAACATGGTATTAAAACAGAAAACCTAATGGTAGTGCTGTCTTaccatgataaaaaaaattaacttcgTTTAACAGACCATACAGAAGCCCTTAAGAGTTGAGGgtactttgaaaataaaataacttcagATGTACTTACCCTTTCTTTCTTGTCATTAAAACAAATGAGAGGATTAAATAAACTGTACACAGCTATCAATAGAGCTGTAAATAAACAAGACTACTCGACAAGTCATTCAATATCAACTCAGTCAAACTCGAGTTTGGCTCAATTCGTTTATTAAATAAACCTTTTgcgaataaatttttttaatcaattattaaatgatactACTCGGATTAAGCTCATCTCGACTCTTATAAACTCAAatgatttattgatatttttatagcCTTATCTTTAACTTCATCATTTTGAATATCGATACGAGGAAATTATGTTCTAAATACTATATGTGTTGCTTGAATCCTCATAGACATAATGCTTAATATCAATGAtaggtgcatatatatatgtacatactatataaagatatttacaaaactCAAAGATTGTTTGCCAAAATTTGtagataaagttataaaatacaaaataaataatttattttatcgaGATTaaagggaggtttggatagtgaattgagatgaaagttgaaagttgaataaaatattgttagaatattattttttaatattaattttgttttaggatttgaaaaggttgaattgtttattgtattttgtttgggaatttgaaaaagttgtaatgattcgatgagatgagttaagatggttttGATATCCAAACGACGCCTAAGTTGCTCGTTAATAAGCTCGAACTTTTTTGAATAACAAATAGATGTTTTACATAAAATGTAATGGGGTGATAAACTTGAGCTCGATtcatcttcaaataaaaattatatgaaccGGATTTGACCACCCACTACTTGTTCGAACTTACCTCATTTACGCCTCTAGCCATCATTGACAACACTAGTGactcaaacaaataaataacaacTGTAATTGCAAAAGATAATTTTCCCTAATAAAAAATAGCCCATCAAAACAACCAGAAGAACAGAAACTCGTCTCAATCCTAGGACTCAATAATCACACactaatatgtttttatttttataagcaatCACACAACTAATTTGTTTctctcaataaattaaaatgtaaacatcctgtgtacttgactacgttattcaataaaaattcgactacttacaaaaaaagttcaaaaaatattgaagagCTATGATGCACTTCCTACtcaaaaagatttaaaaaatccaaTTCCATGTTAGAAACTTCATTAGCGATcattatataaacaaaaatacaaaaaacttcTTCTTTTCGAAAATTCCTCTAACCAAATATAACTCCAATTCCTCAAACAAATTAAGCGTTATCCAACAACAACGCTCCATTCACGCCAGATCAATTCTACTCGGTATATGAATAAGTATATTGGAAATAGTTAATATAGTCGCACAAAAGTAGACATACAGGTCCAATCACGATATGAATCACCAAACAGATCGCGAAActataaaaagaacaaaaaatcaacAATCAAAGAACCGAATTCCACGGCAAGAATCGATGAGAATTAGACTAGgcagagagagatagacacagAAACGTAATCGAACGAGCAAACTAGAACACAAGATTGGGCTAACCGGAGATGAAAAAAACGACGTTCCGATGAGGTTGAACTTGGAACTACCTCGAAGTGCGTAGAGAATAGATTTCTTATACCGAGCTGTCTCTCGGGGTCGGGGATAGAGATGAAGAAAACCGGTAGTATCGGTAAGCGTGGCTCCCAGAGAAATCAGCTTGACCGGCTATGGTAACTGGTTACTGCCCCTAAACCGGTAATTATTGCGTTTGCGTGTACGGAGAGGAAGGAACTTTCTTTGGCGACGCGCGTATGTTGCGTGAGGACGAGTTCTTAGTAATTTCAACGTACAAGCTTTGCCGCGCTACGTGTTTGcaaaaattgtttattaaataatttttttgtgaacattagattattaaattatgactaattttaaattgttttaacttttattcaaGTATAAAAAACTTAGGAATTCTTTGATTATATGTAATACTATGCTCAATTTAAAAGTTGACGTAAATAATTGTGATATCTcatataataagaataagagTAAGTAatgaatgagatctcacattacttgtgaatgaaaagttattgctctttataaagtttcaatgaggttctaattgtatcattgactagttttttTAGAGTATAGATCATATTATTTGGTCCTTCCATTAAGGCGTTACAATGGCACATTCTATACTATTTATatctcataatttaatttataaaaaaaaattatttaaaattaaattttcttacaaatcaaaCAATTACATGTAAACAACGTGGAGGATGTGTCCACTATATCGACTTGtaacttatattattaaaaaaaaaagtacttatAAGTAGGTATGAATGGCATATTCTCGACATTGCCCGCACTGACTTACAAAGAGAGgaactcaaaaaataatgatCATCCTTGTTGTTATTCTTCAAGTACGGGCatatagaagaaaatcaaataaaggATGGCAAAGACGATGATGATGGGACCAAAATTCACATGTTAAGTGCATGATTGTTCTctcttgttgttttcttttccaattatagaaaaactgttaaaaaaaaacaaaaaaaaagtcatcGAGGGTTGTAATAGGAAACACTAGAAATAAGATTGCGTTTGAGTAGTAAGATATTCTcaggtattctgtgaatagtaataaaaaataataatagtatattaaataatagtgaataataataaaaagtatataaaaattctTAGAATAACTGAGAATACTTCACTACTCAAAATAGTTAATATATCATTACTTGATAAGACATGGATACCACCTTATTCATATTCTCaaagtatttaattattttatcttgtcaatacgatattagtattttatttccCTAatcaataaaaggaaaatgctcaatacaataataagaTAAGCTAGTTGATCTTCGATCCATTCACGTCttaactattattcacaatttatctcactattatttacaactcatcttcaaatccaaacgagacctaaaggATCTACTACAAAGTATAGGACTCTAATGcaatggataatttttttacaacaaaaataaatttaatacaattTCAAAGTACAATATGAGAAGGGGGAAGATTGCAACAAATACCTCAAACAAACattacaaaaattttttttataataaagtttacaaaatgatataatttaatgtgatctatcatattataaacttatttttagtataaatatatctGACGTATTACATTAAGtcatatcaatatataatttttttttttataaataatttgcgTATAAACCTAGGAAGAAAACGGTGGACTGCCCCCTGTTTATTTTGTCTATGTACAAATGATTgctgataaaaaataatgaagttcCTTCTAGACAAACTAGAAAAAATCATGGAAAGCTACAAGACATGCCGAAAGTTAGTTGGTGGCCCCTTGATGCTGATTTCCCAACTTGGTATCTGCCATGTGAAGAACCATCTGTTAGTTTGAAATAACGAAGCATCTCTTTTTAAGATGTCCTTTTTCTATGAGGGGTATGTACGAAGATGTTGTGGATGGCCCATTGATACTTTGGCTTTTGCTTACCTTCCCTTCCAAAGAATGAATTAAACCTATTCTCTACCCAACataaagaaaatatacttacaaccgtgaattgcgtaaccgccgcgtaatcgttttgaaaaaaatgaataaaacatgggacccacataaaaaaaattaattttttaatagtggatcctactctttttcaaagcgattacgcggcggttacgcacttcacggttgtatgtagaattactctgaCTTAGGGATGAGAGAGACAATCTAGGAACACGTGTGAGTGTTTATGGTTTTGGGAGACGAAGTCTATTTCTATCAATGTGTGTGTTGGGTATAAAGTCAGTAGCCAAGAATTTAAGGccaatattcaaacccaa is a window from the Juglans regia cultivar Chandler chromosome 7, Walnut 2.0, whole genome shotgun sequence genome containing:
- the LOC109021530 gene encoding ATG8-interacting protein 2-like, whose translation is MADNEGGENASRGTDWEVVSLTASAYAAAPGPKEVELKDDDDNNAYREDDGAETSHALLMSGHFVFPHTKHENLPLELDDSEIHNEEGKKEAVSDLDAVKAGRSSGKDEENWTFKDITVPDEFPGMQFFDEKGSKLSIHGTEFEEGTTLQVLNLVEKEQSIFSAATYGSLHNDTAIGGSSTYDENEPVPRLNEQGLDFSPDISLSPTPAKDNKHDGSDLPCGAWWKRRVASLYAHAKEANTFWSIFIAAAVMGFVILGQRWQQEGWQALQIKWQISINDERRGRMLGPISRLKDVIVGGHRRGSVIRGSSSSKA